The nucleotide sequence CTGGATTTCGCCGCCTACAGTCGGAATACCGATACAGTTTCCGTAGCCTGCGATTCCTGCTACAACCTCTTCAAACAAGTAGCGCACACGCGGTGAGGTTAATTCTCCAAAGCGCAAAGAGTTTAATAGAGCAATAGGGCGCGCTCCCATTGAAAAGACGTCACGAATGATGCCGCCTACGCCTGTTGCAGCACCCTGATAGGGTTCAATCGCAGAAGGGTGATTGTGGCTCTCGATCTTAAACACAACAGCCTGACCGTCTCCGATATCAACAATTCCTGCGCCTTCTCCCGGACCCTGAAGAACATGTTCGCCTGAAGTCGGAAACTTCTTCAGTACCGGCTTTGAGTTTTTATAGCTGCAGTGCTCTGACCACATAACAGAGAAAATACCAAGCTCTGTATAGTTCGGCAAACGGCCCATGATGCCTTCAATCATGCTGAACTCATCATCACTGACGCCGAATTGGCGGTAGATTTTCTCTTCTTTGATCATTTGCTGAGTTGGTTCAAGCAGTAGTGACATGAGATTCCCTCCAGTTTTTCACGATCGATTTAAACAGCTTCAGTCCGTCTGCGCTGCCGAGCAGTTCATCCACTGCGCGCTCAGGATGCGGCATCATGCCAAGAACATTACCCTTTTCATTCACAATCCCGGCGATATCTACTAAACTTCCATTCGGATTATTTTCATAGGTGAAGACGATTTGATTGTTTTCTTTTAATCTCGCTAATGTGAGTTCATCACAGTAGTAGTTTCCTTCTCCGTGGGCAATCGGCACTGAAATGACCTGATCTTGTTCATAAGCAGAAGTAAACATGGTCTTGTCATTTTGAACGACAAGATTTGTCGGGCGGCAAATGAACTTCAGGTTCTCGTTCCGTTTCATCGCACCCGGAAGAAGACCCGCTTCAAGCAGGATCTGAAAACCATTGCAGACACCCAGCACCGGCTTGCCGGCTTCGGCTGCTTTCACAACTTCTTTCATAACGTTTGCAAAACGGGCAATCGCACCGGAACGAAGGTAATCTCCGTAAGAGAATCCCCCCGGAAGCAGAATGCCGTCAAAACGGCTTAAGTCGGTCTCATCATGCCATACGTATTCAGCTTCTTCCCCAAGCTCATCCTTGATGGCGTGGAACATATCGATGTCACAGTTTGACCCCGGAAAAACGATAACGGCGAATTTCACTGTGCCACAACCTCCTCCACCTCGTAGCGGTAGTCTTCAATCACCGTGTTGGCCAGAAGCTTTTCACACATTTCGCGGACCGTCGCATCCAGGTCACGCTCCGTTTTTTCAATGGCAAGCTCCATGTACTTTCCGATCCGGACATCGCTGACCTCTTTGTAGTTCATGCTGTGCAATGCATGCTGCACCGCGCTTCCCTGCGGATCTAAAACGCTCTCTCTGAGTGTAACGAATACCTTTACTTTGTACATGCTGCTTCTCCTCCTAAACGGTTTAAAATCACTGTATATGCATCTGTTAAACTGCCAATATCGCGGCGGAATACATCTTTGTCAAACTTCTCATTCGTTTCTTCATCCCACAGGCGGCACGTATCCGGCGAAATCTCATCTGCGAGAAGAAGTTTTCCTTCACTCGTCAATCCAAATTCAAGTTTAAAATCGACTAAGCGGATACCGCACTGCTTAAAGTGAGAAATGAGGACATCATTTACTTTTAACGCAGCGGTTTTAAGCTCCTGTACCTGCTCTTTCGTCGCTGCTTCAAGCACGTCGATATGATCTTCTGTTATGAGGGGATCCCCAAGTGCATCATCTTTATAGTAAAATTCAACAATCGGCTTTTGAAGCGGTGTTCCTTCCTCAATCCCCAGCCGCTTAGAGAGGCTTCCTGCCATAATGTTGCGCACAACAACCTCAAGGGGAACAATGGTTACCTCTTTGACAAGCTGCTCTGTTTCTGAAAGCTTTTTAATAAAATGGCTCTCAATCCCTTTCTCAGCAAGCTTCTCAAAGAGCAGCGATGAAATTTCATTGTTCAGGCGGCCTTTCCCTTCAATCTCTGCCTTCTTCCCGCCATTAAACGCGGTTGCGGAATTCTTATATGAAACAAGCAAAACGGATTCTTCATTCGTGCGGTAAATTCTCTTTGCCTTTCCTTCATAAAGCAGGTTCAATTTTTCGGTTGTCATGCCTTATCCTCCTTGTAACGACTGAATATTGGGAATTATCGAAGTGCGGAATCGCCCGGTATTTTTAAAAAAGAGGCAAATATCTCTATTTACCTCTTCCGTTAAAATGTAAGCTTACAGACCTAAGCGTTCAAAAATCGTATCGACACCTTTTAAGTGATAGTTATAGTCAAAGCAGTCAGCAATCACTTCAGCTGACAGACGGTCTGTGATCGTTCCGTCTGCTTCTACCAGCTCGCGGAACGGCACTTGTCTTTCCCATGCTTCCATCGCTTTTGGCTGAACGATATCGTAAGCCTGCTCGCGAGTCATGCCGGAATCAATCAGGGCAAGAAGAACGCGCTGCGAGTAAATCAGCCCAAGTGTGCGGTCCATGTTACGCTTCATGTTTTCAGGGAACACCGTCAAGTTCTTCACAATATTGCCGAAACGGTTCAGCATGTAGTTAAGGGCAATCGTTGCATCAGGAAGAATAATGCGCTCCGCAGATGAATGAGAAATATCACGCTCATGCCAAAGAGGTACGTTCTCATAGGCTGTCAGCATATGTCCGCGAATGACTCTCGCAAGACCTGTCATATTCTCAGAACCAATTGGGTTGCGCTTATGCGGCATAGCAGAAGAACCTTTTTGGCCTTTTGCGAAAAATTCTTCCACTTCACGCGTTTCACTCTTTTGCAGACCGCGCACTTCCGTCGCAAACTTTTCAATGGATGTCGCGATTAGAGCAAGTGTGCTCATATAATCGGCATGGCGGTCACGCTGAAGAGTCTGAGTCGAGATTGGCGCAGCTTGAAGCCCTAATTTTTCACACACATATGCTTCAACAAAAGGATCAATGTTTGCATATGTACCGACAGCACCTGACATTTTTCCAAACTCAATGCCTTCTGCTGCACGCTTGAAGCGCTCTAGGTTCCGTTTCATTTCCTCATACCATAAGCCAAGCTTCAGGCCGAAGGTAGTAGGCTCAGCGTGCACACCGTGTGTGCGTCCCATCATGACTGTATATTTGTGCTCAATCGCTTTGTTTTTCAGAATCTCAACAAAGTTTTCGATGTCTTTTAAGAGAATCGCATTTGCCTGTTTCAGAAGATAGGATAATGCAGTGTCAACTACGTCAGTAGACGTTAATCCGTAATGAACCCACTTGCGCTCCTCGCCAAGCGTTTCAGAAACGGCTCTTGTGAAGGCTACAACGTCATGGCGCGTCTCTTCTTCAATTTCCTTAATGCGGTTCATATCAAAAGATGCATTCTGGCGGAGCAGTTTTACGTCTTCCTTTGGAATATGTCCAAGCTCAGCCCATGCCTCGCAAGCCAGTATCTCTACTTCAAGCCATGCCTGGAAACGGTTTTCCTCCGTCCAGATCGCACCCATTTCAGGTCTTGTGTATCGTTCAATCAT is from Bacillus sp. FSL H8-0547 and encodes:
- the purC gene encoding phosphoribosylaminoimidazolesuccinocarboxamide synthase, with product MTTEKLNLLYEGKAKRIYRTNEESVLLVSYKNSATAFNGGKKAEIEGKGRLNNEISSLLFEKLAEKGIESHFIKKLSETEQLVKEVTIVPLEVVVRNIMAGSLSKRLGIEEGTPLQKPIVEFYYKDDALGDPLITEDHIDVLEAATKEQVQELKTAALKVNDVLISHFKQCGIRLVDFKLEFGLTSEGKLLLADEISPDTCRLWDEETNEKFDKDVFRRDIGSLTDAYTVILNRLGGEAACTK
- the purB gene encoding adenylosuccinate lyase, translated to MIERYTRPEMGAIWTEENRFQAWLEVEILACEAWAELGHIPKEDVKLLRQNASFDMNRIKEIEEETRHDVVAFTRAVSETLGEERKWVHYGLTSTDVVDTALSYLLKQANAILLKDIENFVEILKNKAIEHKYTVMMGRTHGVHAEPTTFGLKLGLWYEEMKRNLERFKRAAEGIEFGKMSGAVGTYANIDPFVEAYVCEKLGLQAAPISTQTLQRDRHADYMSTLALIATSIEKFATEVRGLQKSETREVEEFFAKGQKGSSAMPHKRNPIGSENMTGLARVIRGHMLTAYENVPLWHERDISHSSAERIILPDATIALNYMLNRFGNIVKNLTVFPENMKRNMDRTLGLIYSQRVLLALIDSGMTREQAYDIVQPKAMEAWERQVPFRELVEADGTITDRLSAEVIADCFDYNYHLKGVDTIFERLGL
- the purS gene encoding phosphoribosylformylglycinamidine synthase subunit PurS, yielding MYKVKVFVTLRESVLDPQGSAVQHALHSMNYKEVSDVRIGKYMELAIEKTERDLDATVREMCEKLLANTVIEDYRYEVEEVVAQ
- the purQ gene encoding phosphoribosylformylglycinamidine synthase subunit PurQ — encoded protein: MKFAVIVFPGSNCDIDMFHAIKDELGEEAEYVWHDETDLSRFDGILLPGGFSYGDYLRSGAIARFANVMKEVVKAAEAGKPVLGVCNGFQILLEAGLLPGAMKRNENLKFICRPTNLVVQNDKTMFTSAYEQDQVISVPIAHGEGNYYCDELTLARLKENNQIVFTYENNPNGSLVDIAGIVNEKGNVLGMMPHPERAVDELLGSADGLKLFKSIVKNWRESHVTTA